A DNA window from Dendrosporobacter quercicolus contains the following coding sequences:
- a CDS encoding DUF1848 domain-containing protein encodes MIISASRRTDIPAFYSEWLIHRLKAGAAFIRHPRNFGRLTRVDLGPEKVDCIVFWTKNPRPMLNRLELLDNMGYTYYFQFTITPYGSAVEKRLPDKTELMDTFKRLSDKIGRKRIVWRYDPVIVSRAFSVEYHLDRFGKMADILADYTERCIFSFIDLYPKVHRKMKEFAECEAGPAEIDRIARGFAGVAKNRGFTLAACAETVELSRYHIHPAACIDQTMIETIAGSPVRAKKDSNQRAACRCIESVDIGTYDCCRHGCVYCYATTSEETARNNMERHDPQSPLLIGYPRGDEVVTARDSASIKIKQRSLF; translated from the coding sequence GTGATTATCAGCGCCAGCAGGCGTACCGATATCCCTGCTTTTTATTCAGAATGGCTCATTCACCGGTTGAAAGCAGGCGCCGCTTTTATCAGGCATCCCCGCAATTTTGGCCGTCTGACCCGTGTGGACTTAGGGCCGGAGAAGGTCGACTGTATTGTTTTCTGGACCAAAAATCCCCGGCCGATGCTTAACCGTCTGGAATTGCTTGACAACATGGGCTACACCTACTATTTTCAGTTTACCATTACGCCCTACGGCAGCGCGGTAGAAAAGCGGCTGCCGGACAAAACAGAACTTATGGACACCTTCAAGCGTCTCAGTGACAAGATCGGCAGGAAGCGTATCGTGTGGCGCTATGACCCGGTCATTGTAAGCAGGGCATTTTCGGTGGAATATCATTTAGACCGGTTTGGCAAAATGGCCGATATTTTGGCTGACTATACGGAACGGTGTATTTTCAGCTTTATTGATCTATATCCAAAGGTACACCGGAAAATGAAGGAATTTGCCGAGTGCGAAGCCGGTCCGGCCGAGATCGACCGGATTGCCCGGGGCTTCGCCGGAGTCGCCAAAAACCGCGGCTTCACTCTGGCAGCCTGTGCTGAAACGGTGGAGCTCAGCAGGTATCATATTCATCCTGCGGCCTGTATTGACCAAACCATGATTGAAACCATTGCGGGCAGTCCGGTCAGGGCCAAAAAGGATTCTAATCAGCGGGCTGCCTGCCGGTGCATTGAAAGCGTGGATATCGGCACTTATGACTGTTGCCGGCACGGCTGCGTCTATTGCTATGCCACAACAAGCGAAGAAACCGCCCGGAATAATATGGAGCGGCATGATCCGCAGTCTCCGCTGCTGATTGGTTATCCCCGCGGCGATGAAGTCGTCACAGCCAGGGATTCTGCTTCCATAAAAATAAAACAACGTTCATTGTTTTAA
- a CDS encoding DNA-3-methyladenine glycosylase family protein — protein sequence MDYLKQQDKKLGQVIDRIGLVERAVIPDLFAALVNSIVGQQISMKAADTIWLRMQERFTEITPENLVVKTAEEVQQCGITMKKALYIKNIAQAVDSGAFNIAGLAKLPDEEVCRRLSALPGVGRWTAEMLMTFCLQRKDVVSWGDLAIRRGMMLLYRHRKLDRAKFEKYRRRYSPFGTIASFYLWEIAADSNLKK from the coding sequence TTGGATTATTTGAAACAGCAGGACAAAAAGCTGGGCCAAGTCATTGATCGCATTGGTTTGGTTGAGCGGGCCGTCATTCCCGATTTGTTTGCCGCGCTTGTCAACAGCATTGTCGGGCAGCAAATTTCGATGAAAGCGGCTGATACTATTTGGCTGCGGATGCAGGAGCGCTTTACCGAAATTACTCCGGAAAATTTGGTTGTAAAAACGGCTGAGGAAGTTCAGCAATGCGGCATTACGATGAAAAAGGCGCTGTATATTAAAAACATTGCCCAAGCCGTGGACTCCGGTGCGTTTAACATTGCCGGCCTGGCAAAATTACCGGATGAGGAAGTATGCCGGCGGCTGTCCGCACTGCCTGGCGTAGGCCGGTGGACAGCGGAAATGTTGATGACCTTTTGCCTGCAGCGCAAGGATGTTGTAAGCTGGGGTGACCTGGCGATCCGGCGCGGGATGATGCTGCTGTACCGGCACAGGAAGCTGGACCGGGCTAAGTTCGAGAAATACCGGCGGCGCTACTCGCCTTTTGGTACCATTGCCTCCTTCTACCTGTGGGAGATTGCTGCGGACAGTAATTTGAAGAAGTAA
- a CDS encoding helix-turn-helix transcriptional regulator: MKQLGISQNHLINLFRRQYHQTPVEYLNKLRVNKAAGLLAGSRDNIVQIALACGFGSLSTFYYFFKRQIGMTPHEYRKTKRKGDVK, from the coding sequence TTGAAACAACTGGGCATCAGCCAGAATCATTTAATCAACTTATTCCGCCGGCAGTATCATCAGACGCCGGTAGAATACCTCAATAAGCTGCGGGTGAACAAAGCAGCCGGCCTGCTTGCCGGATCAAGGGACAATATCGTGCAAATAGCTCTGGCATGCGGCTTTGGCAGTTTATCCACTTTTTATTATTTTTTTAAACGGCAAATCGGCATGACGCCGCATGAATACCGCAAAACAAAGCGTAAGGGTGATGTGAAGTGA
- the queF gene encoding preQ(1) synthase produces the protein MTQAKQEKLAGLTLLGNQGVGYSYEYSPGILEAFNNRHPENDYWVKFNCPEFTSLCPITGQPDFAAIYINYLPDVKMVESKSLKLYLVSFRNHGGFHEDVVNIIMKDLVALLQPRFLEVWGKFLPRGGISIDPYCNYGRPGTKYQELAWFRMQHHDLLAMEKVDNR, from the coding sequence GTGACGCAAGCTAAGCAGGAGAAATTAGCAGGACTTACCCTGCTGGGCAATCAGGGGGTTGGGTACTCTTATGAATACAGCCCGGGTATTCTGGAAGCTTTTAATAACCGGCATCCGGAAAATGATTACTGGGTAAAATTTAATTGTCCGGAGTTTACCAGCCTGTGCCCGATCACCGGGCAGCCGGATTTCGCCGCAATCTACATCAATTATCTGCCGGATGTTAAAATGGTGGAAAGTAAATCACTAAAATTATATTTGGTTAGTTTTAGAAACCATGGCGGTTTTCACGAAGATGTAGTCAATATCATCATGAAAGATCTTGTTGCGCTATTGCAGCCGCGCTTCCTGGAAGTATGGGGGAAGTTCCTGCCGCGCGGCGGAATTTCCATTGATCCGTATTGCAATTACGGCCGTCCCGGCACTAAATATCAAGAGCTTGCCTGGTTTAGAATGCAACACCATGATTTGCTTGCAATGGAGAAGGTTGATAACCGGTAA
- the cobO gene encoding cob(I)yrinic acid a,c-diamide adenosyltransferase, producing MPDTKGLVIVNTGNGKGKTTAALGLALRAWGQGLRVLVVQFIKGNWKYGELKAAEKLGPDFVIRQLGEGFVKHAKANANADHQSAAQTALAIARAEIASGGWDLIILDEINYAVKFGLVTVSECLELIGLKSGQMHLVFTGRDARPELIDCADLVTEMRAVKHPYQQGVKAQKGIEF from the coding sequence ATGCCGGACACAAAAGGGCTGGTTATTGTCAATACCGGCAATGGCAAGGGAAAAACAACGGCCGCGCTGGGCCTGGCTCTGCGGGCCTGGGGCCAGGGATTAAGGGTTTTGGTTGTCCAGTTTATTAAGGGCAACTGGAAATATGGTGAACTGAAAGCAGCGGAAAAGCTGGGGCCGGATTTTGTTATCAGGCAGCTGGGCGAAGGTTTTGTCAAGCATGCTAAGGCAAATGCCAATGCCGATCATCAAAGCGCCGCCCAGACGGCTTTGGCGATTGCCCGGGCGGAAATCGCGTCAGGCGGCTGGGATCTGATTATTTTGGATGAAATTAATTATGCCGTCAAATTTGGCCTGGTAACGGTCAGTGAATGTCTGGAACTGATCGGACTAAAATCCGGCCAAATGCATCTGGTGTTTACCGGGCGTGACGCGCGGCCTGAACTTATTGACTGCGCTGATTTGGTGACCGAAATGAGAGCGGTCAAGCATCCGTATCAGCAAGGCGTAAAAGCCCAGAAGGGAATTGAATTTTAA
- a CDS encoding Ada metal-binding domain-containing protein, which translates to MPTDDEKWEAVRQSDPGYDGVFFYGITTTGIFCRPSCRSRLPLRNNVQFFDSIEQAYAWGLRPCKRCRPDLPEYRPNRDLMEESKNNF; encoded by the coding sequence ATGCCGACAGATGATGAAAAGTGGGAGGCGGTCAGGCAATCCGATCCTGGCTATGACGGCGTATTTTTTTATGGTATTACCACAACCGGGATTTTCTGCCGGCCCTCCTGCCGCTCAAGACTGCCTTTAAGAAATAACGTCCAATTTTTTGACTCAATTGAGCAGGCTTATGCCTGGGGGCTGCGCCCCTGCAAAAGGTGCCGGCCTGATTTGCCGGAATACAGGCCGAACCGTGATTTGATGGAAGAAAGCAAAAACAATTTTTGA
- a CDS encoding STAS domain-containing protein, with the protein MSIWVKADACQVYMNISGAVCAAHVEFLRNHLLNRLQYGYQKIIVNLNNVSDLDQHGLMMFRYVRDQVDKKGGELIFEDAAGRIAG; encoded by the coding sequence ATGTCAATTTGGGTCAAAGCCGATGCTTGTCAGGTCTACATGAACATCAGCGGCGCTGTTTGTGCCGCGCATGTTGAATTTTTGCGCAATCACTTGCTCAACCGCCTGCAATATGGCTATCAAAAGATTATTGTTAATCTGAATAATGTCAGTGATCTTGACCAGCATGGCTTAATGATGTTCCGGTATGTTCGCGATCAAGTTGATAAAAAGGGTGGGGAATTAATCTTTGAAGATGCTGCAGGTCGCATTGCCGGTTAG
- a CDS encoding DUF2325 domain-containing protein: MSVVIIGADYLGGIEKNLYSMGVTELIHITGRKAANRNKINLPKNTSFVLVLTDYVNHNTAKMIKSVAKTQEIPLVFAKRSWGAVEKQLMDSGVMSC, translated from the coding sequence ATGTCCGTTGTCATCATTGGAGCCGACTATCTTGGGGGGATTGAGAAAAACTTATATTCAATGGGTGTTACTGAATTGATACATATCACCGGGCGCAAAGCAGCCAACAGGAACAAGATTAATCTACCCAAAAATACTTCATTTGTATTGGTATTGACCGACTATGTTAACCATAACACAGCTAAAATGATCAAGTCGGTAGCGAAAACACAGGAAATTCCTTTAGTATTTGCCAAACGTTCCTGGGGTGCTGTCGAAAAGCAATTGATGGATTCGGGCGTAATGAGCTGTTGA
- a CDS encoding methylated-DNA--[protein]-cysteine S-methyltransferase, with the protein MKRVFFYQTDIGDIGIAENGQAVTELYFGAATVPPDAVQAQTELLREAGRQLLEYLAGRRRQFAVPLAPAGTAFRQRVWQAVGAIPYGQTLSYQEVAQRIGKPSAARAVGNANRRNPLPVFIPCHRVIGAKGQLTGYLGGLDIKKYLLGLEKRHGVF; encoded by the coding sequence ATGAAAAGAGTGTTTTTTTATCAAACAGACATTGGTGATATCGGAATAGCAGAAAACGGCCAGGCAGTTACCGAACTGTATTTTGGGGCGGCAACCGTACCGCCGGATGCAGTTCAGGCTCAAACCGAACTGCTCCGGGAAGCCGGACGACAGCTGCTGGAGTATCTGGCCGGCCGGCGCAGACAGTTTGCAGTCCCTTTGGCGCCGGCCGGAACGGCATTCAGGCAGCGCGTTTGGCAAGCCGTAGGCGCAATCCCCTATGGTCAAACCCTGAGTTACCAAGAGGTCGCCCAAAGGATTGGCAAGCCCTCGGCGGCCAGAGCAGTGGGCAATGCCAACCGGCGCAATCCCCTGCCCGTTTTTATTCCCTGCCACCGGGTCATTGGAGCCAAGGGGCAACTGACCGGATATCTGGGGGGCCTCGATATCAAGAAATATCTGCTGGGACTGGAAAAGCGGCATGGCGTTTTTTAA
- a CDS encoding ABC transporter ATP-binding protein/permease, which translates to MQTKFRLTRLALSFWASRTGLQAWGFSLLVILCTVILVSLNLMLNQWQGDFYNQLQQYNFSGFIDTLVQFLLIAGIYIVISGHQVYFRLILQLRWRQHLTGQYIHRWLYQRTYYHLNILGSAIDNPAQRISEDINLFVDNTLDLVTGLLRHTVTLAMFSVVLWQLSGTIRLEIGGYGLTIAGYLVWAAFVYSLAGTWITVRVGRPLIMQSVVQQSAEAEFRSRLDRIREHDECIILYGGETKEKTSLACHFQKIAANCLQIAKSTKTLTLLTAAYAQISVVFAFLMAAPRYFNHEIQLGQLFEISGAYWYVHSALSYIVDSFRKIALWKALMHRLDGFSSAMAEVQARKVKQGSIVEQRNPLFRVTGLTIVSLSGEPLIKNLSFALQHTDRLLISGPAGSGKTTLFRTLAGIWPNFSGQIAKPAEQYAMFLPQTPYFPIDSLRNVLLYPQITNALSAEQLNSILTVCNLPKLTGKLNRLEDWSKVLSAGEQQCLSIARAILHQPEWLFLDEATSSLDKATEQHIFDLLRKTMPATALISIGHQDALRPYHTLNLMISGNGSWQLVQLKK; encoded by the coding sequence TTGCAGACAAAATTCAGGCTAACCAGGTTAGCGCTCTCTTTCTGGGCTTCACGCACAGGCTTACAGGCCTGGGGCTTCTCGCTGCTCGTCATCCTGTGCACAGTGATACTGGTCAGCCTTAATTTAATGTTAAATCAATGGCAGGGCGATTTTTACAACCAACTCCAGCAATATAATTTCAGCGGATTTATCGATACCCTGGTTCAGTTTTTATTGATAGCGGGTATTTATATTGTCATCTCCGGTCACCAGGTCTATTTTCGTCTTATTCTCCAGCTCCGGTGGCGTCAGCATCTGACCGGGCAGTATATTCACCGTTGGCTTTACCAGCGGACCTATTATCACCTGAATATCTTAGGGTCAGCCATTGACAATCCCGCCCAGCGAATCAGCGAAGATATCAATTTGTTTGTCGATAACACGTTGGACTTAGTAACCGGCCTGCTGCGCCACACGGTCACGCTGGCCATGTTTTCAGTAGTGCTGTGGCAATTATCGGGCACAATCCGGCTGGAAATAGGCGGCTATGGCCTGACCATCGCCGGTTATCTCGTTTGGGCCGCATTTGTCTACTCGCTGGCCGGCACCTGGATTACCGTCCGGGTCGGCCGTCCGCTGATTATGCAAAGCGTCGTGCAGCAGAGCGCCGAAGCCGAATTTCGCTCACGTCTGGACCGGATCAGGGAACATGATGAATGTATCATTCTTTATGGCGGTGAAACAAAAGAAAAGACCAGCTTAGCCTGCCACTTCCAAAAAATTGCCGCCAATTGCCTGCAAATTGCTAAATCAACCAAAACCCTTACCCTGTTGACCGCCGCCTACGCCCAAATATCGGTTGTATTCGCTTTCCTTATGGCTGCGCCGCGCTATTTTAATCATGAAATCCAGTTAGGACAACTGTTCGAAATTTCCGGCGCCTATTGGTATGTCCACTCGGCCTTATCCTATATTGTTGACAGCTTTCGCAAAATCGCGTTATGGAAAGCGCTCATGCACCGTCTGGACGGCTTCAGCTCAGCGATGGCTGAAGTACAAGCCCGCAAAGTCAAACAGGGTTCCATCGTTGAGCAGCGCAATCCGCTGTTCCGGGTTACCGGCCTTACCATTGTCAGCCTGTCCGGTGAACCCTTAATTAAAAACCTTTCCTTCGCTCTGCAGCACACGGACCGGCTGCTCATCAGCGGGCCGGCCGGCAGCGGCAAAACTACGCTGTTTCGGACCCTAGCCGGCATTTGGCCCAACTTCAGCGGTCAAATTGCCAAACCGGCGGAACAATATGCCATGTTTCTTCCGCAAACCCCCTACTTTCCTATTGATTCGCTGCGCAATGTGTTGCTCTATCCACAAATTACCAATGCCCTGTCTGCTGAACAACTTAATTCGATTCTGACGGTGTGCAATCTTCCTAAACTCACCGGCAAGCTAAACCGGCTGGAAGACTGGAGCAAAGTATTATCGGCAGGCGAACAGCAATGCCTGTCCATCGCCCGGGCCATTTTACATCAGCCGGAATGGTTATTTCTCGATGAAGCCACTTCCAGTCTGGATAAGGCAACCGAACAGCACATCTTTGACCTGCTTCGTAAAACCATGCCCGCCACCGCCCTGATCAGCATCGGCCACCAGGACGCGCTCCGGCCTTATCATACCCTCAATTTAATGATTAGCGGCAACGGCAGCTGGCAGCTCGTTCAGCTAAAAAAATAA
- a CDS encoding NAD-dependent deacylase, with protein sequence MRQLIAVADCWRQARRVIAFTGAGMSTESGLPDFRSARGLWKQRPESLATMEALVGQPDEFYFFYQWRIAKLWSIQPHAGHQALAELQKAGYLSQVVTQNVDGLHQRAGCREVLELHGTLRTVSCLNCQAVYDSRTLVPEGSEWERAYQEGTYRHGQECRCPKCQGLLRPDVVLFGEPLPSQAWQSAIAACSQADLLIVIGSSLLVAPASYCPQAALDNRAKLLIINQDSTSYDQQADWIVREAAGQVLVKLRNLILAMQ encoded by the coding sequence ATGAGACAACTGATTGCTGTAGCCGACTGCTGGCGGCAAGCCCGGCGGGTTATTGCGTTTACCGGAGCAGGGATGAGCACCGAGTCCGGTTTGCCGGATTTTCGCTCAGCCCGGGGCTTGTGGAAACAGCGGCCGGAAAGTCTGGCGACCATGGAGGCGCTTGTTGGCCAGCCTGACGAATTCTATTTCTTTTATCAATGGCGGATTGCCAAACTTTGGTCAATACAACCCCATGCCGGGCACCAGGCTTTGGCTGAACTGCAAAAAGCCGGCTATCTAAGCCAGGTGGTTACGCAAAATGTTGATGGTCTGCATCAGCGGGCAGGCTGCCGGGAGGTGCTTGAACTGCATGGAACGCTGCGAACGGTAAGCTGTCTGAACTGCCAGGCCGTTTATGACAGCAGAACGCTAGTGCCGGAAGGAAGCGAATGGGAACGCGCTTATCAGGAAGGTACGTACCGTCATGGCCAGGAGTGCCGGTGCCCTAAATGCCAGGGCTTGCTTCGGCCGGATGTCGTGCTGTTCGGGGAGCCGCTGCCCAGCCAAGCCTGGCAGTCAGCAATTGCTGCCTGCAGCCAGGCCGATTTGCTGATTGTCATTGGTTCGTCCCTGCTGGTAGCTCCTGCCAGCTACTGCCCGCAGGCAGCGCTAGACAACAGGGCCAAGCTGCTGATTATCAATCAGGACAGCACGTCTTACGACCAGCAGGCCGATTGGATTGTGCGGGAGGCGGCCGGACAGGTTCTGGTCAAGCTCCGGAATCTGATTTTAGCTATGCAGTAG
- a CDS encoding flavodoxin, producing the protein MKKVAVIYWSGTGNTEEMAKAVAEGAKNDQTEVSLLSVSEATADTVKNADAIALGCPSMGAEVLEESEMEPFVASIESLVSGKSLALFGSYGWGNGEWMQDWSARMSEHGASLVAEGLIVMNNPDDSALEECKALGRKLNG; encoded by the coding sequence ATGAAAAAAGTTGCTGTAATTTATTGGAGCGGCACCGGGAATACCGAAGAAATGGCTAAGGCCGTAGCCGAAGGAGCAAAAAATGACCAGACCGAAGTGTCCTTGCTGTCAGTCAGTGAAGCAACGGCGGATACAGTAAAAAATGCCGATGCAATCGCCCTGGGTTGTCCTTCGATGGGAGCGGAAGTGCTGGAAGAGTCTGAAATGGAACCATTTGTCGCTTCGATTGAATCCCTGGTTTCAGGCAAATCCCTGGCTCTGTTCGGCTCCTATGGCTGGGGCAATGGCGAATGGATGCAGGACTGGTCGGCCCGGATGTCTGAGCATGGCGCATCGCTGGTCGCCGAAGGGCTGATTGTCATGAATAATCCGGATGACAGCGCATTGGAAGAATGTAAAGCCTTGGGCCGTAAATTAAACGGCTGA
- a CDS encoding methylmalonyl-CoA mutase family protein, which yields MSTTDGEKQAAAAMPAVTFDEFAPTSYEQWKAQTIVALKGGVFEKRMFTKTYEGIQLEPIYTMDNTQNLSHIHSYPGGDYYLRGVNAGGYVSTPWKIAQQCAEALPAKFNETARQELAKGSTSLNIALDTATLSGLDATDAAAKSIGDQGVSLSTLQDAAEALAEIPLSKHDLHIYTGYSNISLLGLITALSKSNGQAYQNISGCIGADPIGALAGSGRLPCSLEELYQELAHSTVWADEHMPNMRTILVRGDVYHDGGANAIQEIGYAMSAAIAYVRELKERGLDIQVIAKHIRFSFSLGSNFFMEIAKIRAARMIWAQIAEAFGGDKDAQKMNVHARTSYFTKTTYDPYVNLLRTTTESFSGVVGGVDSLQVGCFDEAIRPGDEFSRRIARNTQLMLQNECNLIQPVDPAGGSWYIETLTQQVAEKAWAVIQQIDGQGGMVKALQEGVIQTEIAAILKQRFKNLANRSDRAVGTNMYPNMTEQPLAVPDKNFAGDQSARTQAINNYREDIDAKHCQSILEQMRTAAASQTGRLLELVVEAFQAGATAGGIRGQLNKDQTGSFRVEPIRVRRWTEEFEAMRDRTARYQAKTGENFSVFLANLGPIPQHKARADFSTGFMEVAAFEVLKNDGFPTVEEAAQAALASGADVTIICSTDDTYPEMVPPLARLIKTGCPGMKVFVAGAPAAEFEQAYREAGVDDFIHVRANCYQILTELQQAKGMS from the coding sequence ATGTCGACAACGGATGGTGAAAAACAGGCGGCTGCGGCAATGCCGGCAGTGACCTTTGACGAGTTTGCGCCGACCAGCTATGAACAGTGGAAAGCGCAGACAATTGTTGCCCTAAAAGGTGGAGTCTTCGAAAAGCGGATGTTTACCAAAACCTATGAGGGGATTCAGCTTGAGCCTATTTATACAATGGACAATACCCAAAACCTTAGCCATATCCATTCTTATCCGGGCGGGGATTATTACCTGCGGGGCGTCAACGCCGGCGGTTATGTATCTACGCCCTGGAAGATTGCCCAGCAATGCGCGGAGGCGCTCCCGGCCAAATTTAATGAAACAGCCAGGCAGGAACTGGCGAAAGGCAGCACCAGCCTGAATATTGCGCTTGACACGGCAACTCTGTCCGGTCTGGACGCCACTGACGCTGCTGCGAAGAGTATTGGCGATCAGGGGGTATCACTGTCAACGCTTCAGGATGCTGCGGAGGCTTTGGCCGAGATTCCTTTATCCAAGCACGATCTGCATATCTATACCGGATATTCCAATATCAGCCTGTTGGGCCTGATTACAGCCCTGTCCAAAAGCAATGGCCAGGCTTATCAAAATATCAGCGGCTGCATCGGCGCTGATCCTATCGGGGCGCTGGCCGGATCGGGCAGGCTGCCTTGCAGCCTGGAGGAGTTGTATCAGGAACTGGCTCATTCCACCGTGTGGGCTGACGAGCATATGCCCAATATGCGTACCATTTTGGTGCGCGGTGACGTTTATCATGACGGCGGGGCCAATGCCATTCAGGAGATTGGCTATGCCATGAGCGCGGCAATTGCCTATGTCAGAGAACTTAAAGAGCGTGGCCTGGATATTCAGGTGATTGCCAAGCATATCCGTTTCAGCTTTTCACTGGGTTCGAATTTCTTTATGGAGATTGCCAAAATACGGGCGGCCCGGATGATTTGGGCGCAGATTGCGGAAGCCTTCGGCGGTGATAAGGACGCCCAAAAAATGAATGTACACGCCCGTACCTCCTATTTTACCAAAACCACCTATGATCCCTATGTCAATCTGCTGCGTACCACGACCGAGTCCTTTTCCGGCGTGGTCGGCGGGGTTGACAGCCTGCAGGTAGGCTGCTTTGACGAAGCAATCCGTCCTGGCGACGAATTTTCCCGCCGGATTGCCCGCAATACCCAGCTGATGCTGCAAAATGAATGCAACCTGATTCAACCGGTCGATCCGGCCGGCGGTTCCTGGTATATTGAAACCCTGACGCAGCAGGTGGCTGAGAAAGCCTGGGCGGTCATTCAGCAGATTGACGGACAGGGCGGTATGGTTAAGGCTTTGCAGGAAGGCGTTATTCAGACGGAAATCGCCGCAATTCTCAAGCAAAGGTTCAAAAACCTGGCTAATCGCTCCGACCGTGCGGTAGGGACCAACATGTATCCCAATATGACCGAACAGCCGCTGGCGGTGCCGGATAAAAATTTTGCCGGCGATCAAAGCGCCCGTACCCAGGCAATCAATAATTACCGGGAGGATATTGACGCTAAGCATTGCCAGAGCATCCTTGAACAAATGCGTACGGCCGCCGCAAGTCAAACCGGCAGGCTGCTGGAGTTGGTTGTCGAGGCGTTTCAGGCCGGTGCAACCGCCGGCGGGATTCGCGGACAGTTAAATAAAGATCAGACCGGTTCCTTTCGTGTCGAACCAATCAGGGTGCGCCGCTGGACGGAAGAGTTTGAGGCAATGAGAGACCGTACGGCCCGCTATCAAGCGAAGACCGGCGAGAATTTTAGCGTTTTCCTGGCCAATCTGGGGCCAATTCCGCAGCATAAGGCCAGAGCTGATTTTTCTACCGGTTTTATGGAAGTGGCGGCATTTGAAGTATTGAAAAACGATGGGTTCCCGACCGTGGAAGAAGCGGCGCAGGCGGCCCTGGCTTCCGGCGCCGATGTGACAATTATTTGCTCAACCGATGATACCTATCCCGAGATGGTACCGCCGTTAGCCCGTCTGATCAAAACAGGCTGCCCCGGCATGAAGGTTTTTGTGGCCGGCGCGCCGGCGGCTGAATTTGAGCAGGCGTACCGCGAGGCCGGAGTGGATGACTTTATTCACGTCAGGGCAAACTGCTATCAAATTCTGACTGAGTTGCAACAAGCAAAGGGGATGAGCTGA